In a single window of the Lagenorhynchus albirostris chromosome 19, mLagAlb1.1, whole genome shotgun sequence genome:
- the ZNF792 gene encoding zinc finger protein 792 isoform X3 encodes MAAAALMDPAKDCVTFEDVTIYFSQEEWGLLDEAQRLLYCDVMLENFALIASLGLTSFRSHVVAQLEMGAEPWVPDRVDMTSAMARGAYRGPGSDFCHGTEGEESPAELSVSVEVSQDMNPKVVPSTQKGYPCDLCGLHLKDIVHPAEHQATHPWQKPHVCEAYRREFKFNANLHQPQMQQNVDKPIARNESSASLVKSCRDDTSKKPFTLRESGKAFVSRCGFLQHQVTPRVVEPHHSSEGVVDFPTMQCRKKRSEFQNALSDKSSLVQQRTHTGERPYECSKCGIFFSYAAGLFQHQRDHNRGKPYECGECGTFFSQQSSLIKHQRVHTGESPHVCSECGKFFSRSSNLIQHKRVHTGEKPYECSECGKFFSQRSNLIHHKRVHTGKSAHECSECGKSFNCNSSLIKHWRVHTGEKPYKCNECGKFFSHFDGLVQHQIVHTGERPYGCSVCGKAFSRSSDLMKHQRVHTGERPYECSECGKLFSQSSSLNSHRRLHTGERPYQCPECGKFFSQRSSFNNHRRLHTAFVWKL; translated from the exons GACTGTGTGACCTTTGAGGACGTGACCATTTACTTCTCCCAGGAGGAGTGGGGACTCCTTGATGAGGCTCAGAGACTCCTGTACTGcgatgtgatgctggagaacttTGCACTGATAGCCTCACTGG GACTTACATCTTTCAGGTCTCATGTAGTTGCCCAGCTGGAGATGGGGGCAGAGCCCTGGGTGCCTGACCGAGTGGACATGACGTCAGCCATGGCAAGAGGGGCATATAGAGGGCCTGGCTCAG ATTTTTGCCATGGAACAGAGGGTGAGGAGTCACCTGCTGAGCTTAGTGTTTCTGTAGAAGTGTCACAGGACATGAATCCCAAGGTGGTTCCATCCACCCAGAAAGGCTACCCCTGTGACCTGTGTGGCCTACACCTGAAAGACATTGTGCACCCAGCTGAACACCAGGCAACACATCCCTGGCAGAAACCACATGTATGTGAGGCATACAGGAGAGAGTTCAAGTTCAATGCCAACCTTCACCAACCACAGATGCAGCAGAACGTGGACAAGCCTATCGCAAGGAACGAAAGCAGCGCCTCGCTTGTGAAGAGCTGCAGAGATGACACATCAAAGAAACCTTTCACACTGAGGGAGAGTGGGAAGGCCTTTGTGTCCAGATGTGGTTTTCTCCAGCACCAGGTCACTCCCCGTGTAGTGGAGCCACACCACAGCTCCGAAGGCGTGGTGGATTTTCCCACTATGCAATGCCGTAAGAAGCGCAGTGAATTTCAGAACGCTCTCAGTGACAAATCCTCACTTGTTCAGCAGAGGAcccacactggagaaaggccttatgagtgcagcaAATGTGGGATATTCTTCAGCTACGCCGCTGGCCTCTTTCAACACCAGAGAGATCACAATCGAGGAAAGCCTTATGAGTGTGGTGAATGTGGGACTTTCTTTAGCCAGCAGTCCAGTCTCATCAAacatcagagagttcacactggTGAAAGCCCTCATGTGTGCAGCGAATGCGGGAAATTCTTTAGCCGAAGCTCCAATCTTATTCAACATAAGAGGGTACACACTGGAGAAaagccttatgagtgcagtgaatgtgggaaattcttTAGCCAACGTTCCAATCTCATTCATCATAAGAGGGTTCATACAGGTAAAAGTGCTCATGAGTGCAGCGAGTGTGGGAAATCCTTCAACTGCAACTCCAGCCTTATTAAACATTggagagttcacactggagaaaaaccttataagtgcaatgaatgtgggaaattctTTAGCCACTTTGATGGACTTGTTCAACATCAGATAGTTCACACTGGTGAACGACCCTATGGGTGCAGCGtttgtgggaaagccttcagccGAAGCTCCGACCTCATGAAACATCAGCGAGTTCACACTGGTGAacggccttatgagtgcagtgaatgtgggaaactGTTTAGCCAAAGCTCCAGCCTCAATAGCCATCGGAGACTTCACACTGGTGAACGGCCTTATCAGTGCCCTGAATGCGGGAAATTCTTTAGCCAACGCTCCAGCTTCAATAACCATCGGAGACTTCACACTG
- the ZNF792 gene encoding zinc finger protein 792 isoform X1 — protein MAAAALMDPAKDCVTFEDVTIYFSQEEWGLLDEAQRLLYCDVMLENFALIASLGLTSFRSHVVAQLEMGAEPWVPDRVDMTSAMARGAYRGPGSDFCHGTEGEESPAELSVSVEVSQDMNPKVVPSTQKGYPCDLCGLHLKDIVHPAEHQATHPWQKPHVCEAYRREFKFNANLHQPQMQQNVDKPIARNESSASLVKSCRDDTSKKPFTLRESGKAFVSRCGFLQHQVTPRVVEPHHSSEGVVDFPTMQCRKKRSEFQNALSDKSSLVQQRTHTGERPYECSKCGIFFSYAAGLFQHQRDHNRGKPYECGECGTFFSQQSSLIKHQRVHTGESPHVCSECGKFFSRSSNLIQHKRVHTGEKPYECSECGKFFSQRSNLIHHKRVHTGKSAHECSECGKSFNCNSSLIKHWRVHTGEKPYKCNECGKFFSHFDGLVQHQIVHTGERPYGCSVCGKAFSRSSDLMKHQRVHTGERPYECSECGKLFSQSSSLNSHRRLHTGERPYQCPECGKFFSQRSSFNNHRRLHTGERPYECLECGKTFRQSSNLRQHQKVHKPDKPYKCNECEKAFSQRSTLIRHQKIHTRERSSENVHPPSSARQHPLEINSESGLYEGAVSQKLNLVHPNIYAGEIPNGC, from the exons GACTGTGTGACCTTTGAGGACGTGACCATTTACTTCTCCCAGGAGGAGTGGGGACTCCTTGATGAGGCTCAGAGACTCCTGTACTGcgatgtgatgctggagaacttTGCACTGATAGCCTCACTGG GACTTACATCTTTCAGGTCTCATGTAGTTGCCCAGCTGGAGATGGGGGCAGAGCCCTGGGTGCCTGACCGAGTGGACATGACGTCAGCCATGGCAAGAGGGGCATATAGAGGGCCTGGCTCAG ATTTTTGCCATGGAACAGAGGGTGAGGAGTCACCTGCTGAGCTTAGTGTTTCTGTAGAAGTGTCACAGGACATGAATCCCAAGGTGGTTCCATCCACCCAGAAAGGCTACCCCTGTGACCTGTGTGGCCTACACCTGAAAGACATTGTGCACCCAGCTGAACACCAGGCAACACATCCCTGGCAGAAACCACATGTATGTGAGGCATACAGGAGAGAGTTCAAGTTCAATGCCAACCTTCACCAACCACAGATGCAGCAGAACGTGGACAAGCCTATCGCAAGGAACGAAAGCAGCGCCTCGCTTGTGAAGAGCTGCAGAGATGACACATCAAAGAAACCTTTCACACTGAGGGAGAGTGGGAAGGCCTTTGTGTCCAGATGTGGTTTTCTCCAGCACCAGGTCACTCCCCGTGTAGTGGAGCCACACCACAGCTCCGAAGGCGTGGTGGATTTTCCCACTATGCAATGCCGTAAGAAGCGCAGTGAATTTCAGAACGCTCTCAGTGACAAATCCTCACTTGTTCAGCAGAGGAcccacactggagaaaggccttatgagtgcagcaAATGTGGGATATTCTTCAGCTACGCCGCTGGCCTCTTTCAACACCAGAGAGATCACAATCGAGGAAAGCCTTATGAGTGTGGTGAATGTGGGACTTTCTTTAGCCAGCAGTCCAGTCTCATCAAacatcagagagttcacactggTGAAAGCCCTCATGTGTGCAGCGAATGCGGGAAATTCTTTAGCCGAAGCTCCAATCTTATTCAACATAAGAGGGTACACACTGGAGAAaagccttatgagtgcagtgaatgtgggaaattcttTAGCCAACGTTCCAATCTCATTCATCATAAGAGGGTTCATACAGGTAAAAGTGCTCATGAGTGCAGCGAGTGTGGGAAATCCTTCAACTGCAACTCCAGCCTTATTAAACATTggagagttcacactggagaaaaaccttataagtgcaatgaatgtgggaaattctTTAGCCACTTTGATGGACTTGTTCAACATCAGATAGTTCACACTGGTGAACGACCCTATGGGTGCAGCGtttgtgggaaagccttcagccGAAGCTCCGACCTCATGAAACATCAGCGAGTTCACACTGGTGAacggccttatgagtgcagtgaatgtgggaaactGTTTAGCCAAAGCTCCAGCCTCAATAGCCATCGGAGACTTCACACTGGTGAACGGCCTTATCAGTGCCCTGAATGCGGGAAATTCTTTAGCCAACGCTCCAGCTTCAATAACCATCGGAGACTTCACACTGGTGAGCGGCCTTATGAGTGCCTtgaatgtgggaaaaccttcagACAAAGTTCTAATCTGAGGCAGCACCAGAAAGTTCACAAACCAGATAAGCCATATAAGTGCAATGAATGTGAAAAGGCTTTTAGCCAAAGGTCTACCCTCATCCGGCATCAAAAAATTCACACCAGAGAAAGGAGTTCAGAGAATGTGCACCCTCCTTCTTCTGCACGACAGCACCCACTAGAGATTAACTCTGAGAGTGGTCTTTATGAGGGAGCTGTCAGCCAGAAGTTGAACCTTGTTCATCCAAATATCTATGCTGGAGAGATTCCCAATGGATGCTAG
- the ZNF792 gene encoding zinc finger protein 792 isoform X2 has product MGAEPWVPDRVDMTSAMARGAYRGPGSDFCHGTEGEESPAELSVSVEVSQDMNPKVVPSTQKGYPCDLCGLHLKDIVHPAEHQATHPWQKPHVCEAYRREFKFNANLHQPQMQQNVDKPIARNESSASLVKSCRDDTSKKPFTLRESGKAFVSRCGFLQHQVTPRVVEPHHSSEGVVDFPTMQCRKKRSEFQNALSDKSSLVQQRTHTGERPYECSKCGIFFSYAAGLFQHQRDHNRGKPYECGECGTFFSQQSSLIKHQRVHTGESPHVCSECGKFFSRSSNLIQHKRVHTGEKPYECSECGKFFSQRSNLIHHKRVHTGKSAHECSECGKSFNCNSSLIKHWRVHTGEKPYKCNECGKFFSHFDGLVQHQIVHTGERPYGCSVCGKAFSRSSDLMKHQRVHTGERPYECSECGKLFSQSSSLNSHRRLHTGERPYQCPECGKFFSQRSSFNNHRRLHTGERPYECLECGKTFRQSSNLRQHQKVHKPDKPYKCNECEKAFSQRSTLIRHQKIHTRERSSENVHPPSSARQHPLEINSESGLYEGAVSQKLNLVHPNIYAGEIPNGC; this is encoded by the exons ATGGGGGCAGAGCCCTGGGTGCCTGACCGAGTGGACATGACGTCAGCCATGGCAAGAGGGGCATATAGAGGGCCTGGCTCAG ATTTTTGCCATGGAACAGAGGGTGAGGAGTCACCTGCTGAGCTTAGTGTTTCTGTAGAAGTGTCACAGGACATGAATCCCAAGGTGGTTCCATCCACCCAGAAAGGCTACCCCTGTGACCTGTGTGGCCTACACCTGAAAGACATTGTGCACCCAGCTGAACACCAGGCAACACATCCCTGGCAGAAACCACATGTATGTGAGGCATACAGGAGAGAGTTCAAGTTCAATGCCAACCTTCACCAACCACAGATGCAGCAGAACGTGGACAAGCCTATCGCAAGGAACGAAAGCAGCGCCTCGCTTGTGAAGAGCTGCAGAGATGACACATCAAAGAAACCTTTCACACTGAGGGAGAGTGGGAAGGCCTTTGTGTCCAGATGTGGTTTTCTCCAGCACCAGGTCACTCCCCGTGTAGTGGAGCCACACCACAGCTCCGAAGGCGTGGTGGATTTTCCCACTATGCAATGCCGTAAGAAGCGCAGTGAATTTCAGAACGCTCTCAGTGACAAATCCTCACTTGTTCAGCAGAGGAcccacactggagaaaggccttatgagtgcagcaAATGTGGGATATTCTTCAGCTACGCCGCTGGCCTCTTTCAACACCAGAGAGATCACAATCGAGGAAAGCCTTATGAGTGTGGTGAATGTGGGACTTTCTTTAGCCAGCAGTCCAGTCTCATCAAacatcagagagttcacactggTGAAAGCCCTCATGTGTGCAGCGAATGCGGGAAATTCTTTAGCCGAAGCTCCAATCTTATTCAACATAAGAGGGTACACACTGGAGAAaagccttatgagtgcagtgaatgtgggaaattcttTAGCCAACGTTCCAATCTCATTCATCATAAGAGGGTTCATACAGGTAAAAGTGCTCATGAGTGCAGCGAGTGTGGGAAATCCTTCAACTGCAACTCCAGCCTTATTAAACATTggagagttcacactggagaaaaaccttataagtgcaatgaatgtgggaaattctTTAGCCACTTTGATGGACTTGTTCAACATCAGATAGTTCACACTGGTGAACGACCCTATGGGTGCAGCGtttgtgggaaagccttcagccGAAGCTCCGACCTCATGAAACATCAGCGAGTTCACACTGGTGAacggccttatgagtgcagtgaatgtgggaaactGTTTAGCCAAAGCTCCAGCCTCAATAGCCATCGGAGACTTCACACTGGTGAACGGCCTTATCAGTGCCCTGAATGCGGGAAATTCTTTAGCCAACGCTCCAGCTTCAATAACCATCGGAGACTTCACACTGGTGAGCGGCCTTATGAGTGCCTtgaatgtgggaaaaccttcagACAAAGTTCTAATCTGAGGCAGCACCAGAAAGTTCACAAACCAGATAAGCCATATAAGTGCAATGAATGTGAAAAGGCTTTTAGCCAAAGGTCTACCCTCATCCGGCATCAAAAAATTCACACCAGAGAAAGGAGTTCAGAGAATGTGCACCCTCCTTCTTCTGCACGACAGCACCCACTAGAGATTAACTCTGAGAGTGGTCTTTATGAGGGAGCTGTCAGCCAGAAGTTGAACCTTGTTCATCCAAATATCTATGCTGGAGAGATTCCCAATGGATGCTAG